In the Pseudothauera hydrothermalis genome, one interval contains:
- the katG gene encoding catalase/peroxidase HPI, translated as MTRSSKCPVMHGSNTSSDQSVMAWWPKALNLDILHQHDSKTNPLDRDFSYREALKTLDVEALKKDLHALMTDSQPWWPADWGHYGGLMIRMAWHAAGSYRVADGRGGANTGNQRFAPLNSWPDNANLDKARRLLWPIKKKYGNKVSWADLMILAGNIAYESMGLKTFGFAFGREDIWHPEKDTYWGSEKEWLAPSGAEGSRYSGERNLENPLAAVMMGLIYVNPEGVDGKPDPLKTAQDMRVTFSRMAMNDEETVALTAGGHTVGKAHGNGNAAHLGPAPEGAPIEEQGLGWQNHTSRGIGRDTVTSGIEGAWTTHPTRWDNGYFDMLFKHDWALQKSPAGAWQWEPVNIKEEDMPVDVEDPSIRRKPIMTDADMALKVDPDYRKIAERFRNDQAYFEEVFARAWFKLTHRDMGPKTRYIGPDVPAEDLIWQDPIPPGRKDYDVAAVKARIAAAGLPVADMVATAWDSARTFRRSDYRGGANGARIRLAPQKDWEGNEPARLARVLAVYEKIATETGASVADIIVLGGNLGVEQAAKAAGFDIEVPFAPGRGDALQEQTDIESFAVLEPLHDGYRNWLKADYAVQPEELLLDRTQLMGLTAPEMTVLIGGMRVIGANHGGSPHGVFTDRVGALTTDFFVNLTDMAYTWVPVGRNLYEVRERAHGTVKWTATRVDLVFGSNSILRAYAEVYAQDDNKEKFVRDFVAAWTKVMNADRFDLV; from the coding sequence ATGACCCGCAGCAGCAAATGCCCCGTAATGCACGGCAGCAATACCTCTTCAGACCAGTCCGTGATGGCCTGGTGGCCCAAGGCGCTGAACCTGGACATCCTCCACCAACACGACAGCAAAACCAACCCGCTGGACCGCGACTTCAGTTACCGCGAAGCGCTCAAAACGCTTGACGTAGAGGCACTCAAAAAGGATCTGCATGCGCTGATGACCGACAGCCAGCCATGGTGGCCGGCCGACTGGGGCCATTATGGCGGCCTGATGATCCGCATGGCCTGGCACGCTGCGGGCAGCTACCGCGTAGCCGACGGGCGCGGCGGCGCCAACACCGGCAACCAGCGTTTTGCCCCGCTCAACTCCTGGCCGGACAACGCCAATCTGGACAAAGCGCGCCGGCTGCTGTGGCCGATCAAAAAGAAATACGGCAACAAGGTAAGCTGGGCCGATTTGATGATTCTCGCCGGCAATATCGCCTACGAGTCGATGGGCTTGAAAACTTTTGGCTTTGCCTTTGGCCGCGAAGACATCTGGCATCCGGAAAAGGACACTTACTGGGGCTCGGAAAAGGAATGGCTCGCCCCCAGCGGCGCCGAAGGCTCCCGCTATTCCGGCGAGCGCAATCTGGAAAACCCCTTGGCCGCGGTGATGATGGGGCTGATCTACGTAAACCCGGAAGGCGTCGACGGCAAACCCGACCCACTGAAAACCGCCCAGGACATGCGTGTCACTTTTTCCCGCATGGCCATGAACGATGAAGAAACCGTGGCACTGACCGCCGGTGGGCATACCGTAGGCAAGGCCCACGGCAACGGTAACGCCGCCCATCTGGGCCCTGCCCCCGAGGGCGCGCCCATCGAAGAACAAGGGCTTGGCTGGCAAAACCACACCAGCCGGGGCATCGGCCGCGACACGGTGACCAGCGGCATCGAAGGCGCCTGGACCACTCATCCAACCCGGTGGGACAACGGCTATTTCGACATGCTGTTCAAGCACGACTGGGCGCTGCAAAAATCCCCGGCCGGGGCTTGGCAGTGGGAACCGGTCAATATCAAGGAAGAAGACATGCCGGTGGATGTGGAAGACCCATCCATCCGCCGCAAACCCATCATGACCGATGCCGACATGGCATTGAAGGTCGACCCCGATTATCGCAAGATCGCCGAACGTTTCCGCAATGACCAAGCCTATTTCGAAGAAGTCTTCGCCCGTGCCTGGTTCAAACTCACCCACCGCGACATGGGTCCGAAAACGCGCTACATCGGCCCCGATGTGCCAGCCGAAGATTTGATCTGGCAGGATCCGATTCCCCCGGGGCGCAAGGACTACGACGTGGCCGCGGTCAAAGCCCGAATCGCCGCAGCCGGCCTGCCGGTAGCCGATATGGTGGCCACTGCCTGGGACAGCGCCCGCACCTTCCGCCGCTCCGACTACCGCGGTGGCGCCAATGGCGCGCGCATCCGCCTGGCACCGCAAAAGGACTGGGAAGGCAACGAGCCGGCCCGCCTGGCCCGGGTGCTCGCGGTCTATGAAAAAATCGCCACTGAGACCGGCGCCAGCGTAGCAGACATCATCGTGCTGGGCGGCAATCTGGGCGTGGAGCAGGCCGCCAAGGCCGCCGGCTTCGACATCGAAGTGCCCTTCGCGCCCGGCCGCGGCGACGCCCTCCAGGAGCAAACCGACATTGAATCCTTCGCCGTGCTCGAACCGCTGCACGACGGCTACCGCAACTGGTTGAAGGCCGACTATGCGGTCCAGCCGGAAGAGTTGCTGCTCGACCGCACCCAGCTTATGGGTCTGACCGCACCCGAAATGACCGTGCTGATCGGTGGCATGCGGGTCATCGGCGCCAACCACGGCGGCAGTCCGCACGGCGTATTCACCGACCGCGTCGGCGCGCTGACCACCGACTTCTTCGTCAACCTCACCGACATGGCCTACACCTGGGTGCCGGTCGGCCGGAACCTGTATGAAGTGCGGGAACGAGCGCACGGCACGGTCAAATGGACCGCCACCCGGGTCGATCTGGTGTTCGGCTCAAACTCCATCCTGCGCGCTTACGCCGAGGTCTATGCGCAGGATGACAACAAGGAGAAGTTCGTCAGGGACTTCGTCGCTGCCTGGACCAAGGTGATGAACGCCGACCGCTTCGACCTCGTGTAA
- the siaD gene encoding biofilm regulation diguanylate cyclase SiaD produces MVSRWPVERSEQALLAQIEALLADPAQQNNPLRAPLEQLLALHRQQNDRIERLVRISDGYHGLSRSQSNSLADRFERQVRRLEKLTRISDLYQSNLRELTEALREASLRDPLTDLGNRRYLMDRLKEETVRARRKNLPLCAAVLDVDHFKLVNDTWGHETGDEALRAIADALRGAVREYDIVGRWGGEEFLLLFPETGLEKALNTAERVRQAIGEIGIERPDGPIRLTASIGLAQQLAGESASGTVSRADNALLSAKRKGRNCIVIG; encoded by the coding sequence ATGGTTTCCCGGTGGCCGGTCGAGCGCAGCGAACAAGCCCTGCTCGCCCAAATCGAGGCACTGCTGGCCGATCCCGCGCAGCAAAACAACCCGCTGCGCGCACCGCTGGAACAACTGCTCGCCCTACACCGCCAACAAAACGACCGTATCGAGCGTCTGGTACGCATTTCCGACGGTTATCACGGACTGAGCCGCAGCCAGTCGAACAGTCTGGCCGACCGCTTCGAACGCCAGGTGCGGCGGCTGGAGAAGCTCACGCGCATCTCCGATTTGTACCAAAGCAACCTGCGCGAACTGACCGAAGCGCTGCGCGAAGCCTCGCTCAGGGATCCGCTGACCGATTTGGGCAACCGCCGTTACCTGATGGATCGCCTCAAGGAAGAAACCGTACGCGCACGACGCAAAAACCTACCGCTGTGCGCCGCGGTACTCGATGTCGACCATTTCAAGCTGGTCAATGACACCTGGGGCCACGAGACCGGGGACGAGGCGCTGCGCGCCATTGCCGATGCGCTGCGCGGTGCGGTGCGCGAATACGACATCGTCGGGCGCTGGGGCGGCGAAGAATTCCTCTTGCTGTTTCCCGAAACCGGCCTGGAAAAGGCGCTGAACACCGCCGAACGGGTACGCCAGGCAATCGGCGAAATCGGCATCGAGCGCCCGGACGGCCCGATCCGTCTGACCGCAAGCATCGGGCTTGCTCAACAGTTGGCCGGTGAAAGTGCCTCGGGCACGGTCAGCCGTGCCGATAACGCACTGCTCAGCGCCAAACGCAAAGGTCGCAACTGTATCGTGATCGGCTGA
- the siaC gene encoding biofilm regulation phosphoprotein SiaC produces MSQTFILPATQSTPAITADWDAGLLSIAGDSYPENSFDFFTATIEWIQSFLAEGNRPLRLELRLVYMNTSSVKAMMDIFDLLEEAHGRGRAVSVDWLYDPRNERVEMLAEEFREDCSFPFNIIAQA; encoded by the coding sequence ATGAGCCAGACTTTCATCCTCCCTGCCACACAATCCACCCCGGCCATTACCGCAGACTGGGACGCCGGCTTGCTCAGCATTGCCGGCGACTCCTATCCCGAAAACTCCTTCGACTTTTTCACCGCCACCATCGAATGGATCCAGTCCTTCCTGGCCGAGGGCAACCGTCCGCTGCGCCTGGAACTGCGTCTGGTGTACATGAACACCAGCTCGGTCAAAGCCATGATGGATATCTTCGATCTGCTCGAAGAAGCGCACGGCAGGGGCCGCGCAGTTTCGGTGGACTGGCTGTACGATCCACGTAACGAACGGGTGGAAATGCTGGCCGAGGAGTTCCGCGAAGACTGCAGTTTTCCCTTCAACATCATCGCCCAGGCGTAA
- the siaB gene encoding biofilm regulation protein kinase SiaB has product MNDTDFFGLRELFTRNRILLCFNGPISRSLIEEIGNALKNYLQADNAQPSAAMDVFSIYIEMTQNIRHYAIKKGYGEADSSATIIVARDTAGAYLVQAGNMVEEADGKALAARVAELAALDKPALKAAYKEQLRRPRDEGASSGAGLGLIDIARKSSQPLVGRLTPLPNGKAFFSIQAVI; this is encoded by the coding sequence ATGAACGACACCGACTTCTTCGGTCTGCGCGAGCTCTTCACCCGCAACCGCATTTTGCTGTGCTTCAACGGACCGATCTCGCGCAGCCTGATCGAAGAGATCGGCAACGCCTTGAAGAACTACTTACAGGCCGACAACGCCCAACCTTCGGCAGCGATGGATGTGTTCAGCATCTATATTGAAATGACCCAGAACATCCGTCATTACGCAATCAAAAAGGGCTATGGCGAAGCCGATAGCTCGGCCACCATCATCGTCGCCCGCGACACGGCCGGCGCTTACTTGGTTCAAGCCGGCAATATGGTCGAAGAGGCCGACGGCAAGGCGCTCGCCGCACGCGTGGCCGAACTGGCCGCACTCGACAAGCCTGCGCTCAAAGCCGCCTATAAGGAACAACTGCGCCGTCCGCGGGATGAAGGGGCCAGCTCCGGCGCTGGCCTGGGGTTGATCGACATTGCCAGAAAATCCTCACAACCCCTGGTCGGCCGGCTGACGCCTTTGCCAAATGGCAAAGCCTTTTTCAGCATCCAGGCGGTCATTTGA
- the siaA gene encoding biofilm regulation protein phosphatase SiaA (SiaB is a threonine kinase acting on SiaC; SiaA is the matching phosphatase.): protein MADWGHGIRAKSTLALLIACLVALLPAGLIGWQMVEGIREHFGAAYARNFTELHAERILGPVARELALTRRLAGSIAVREWLRNEGNDALKSRAFQEAEGFRKDFLGRSFTLASLNSRSYYYNDESTPYSEAPRYQLDPAKPEDAWFFASMKAPATENLNPNPDRWLKKIMVWVNVVIEDADKRLGIASTGVDLSTFIQSFIHTSDAGVTPMIVDTSGALQAHPDSQRIAFGSGATQTADQAFTLGALLGSPAERDALAAAMAQAVAETGSVQLLDATLDGRKQLLALTYLAPLRWHVVTAIDLNTAQIIESGWLKAALAALGLVLLLLLGAFAFAVDRLLLRPLRGLHQSATALAEGRYDVKLPPPGRDELGDLNRAFDRMARQIKSHTEELEEKVRSRTQALSESNAAMAEAQKKIGDSIQYASLIQRALLPDAQLASLLGEHHFVLWRPRDVVGGDFYLFRAEGDRYLVGVVDCAGHGVPGALMTMLARAALDDAMNRHGIDAPATLLTHADTTLRGMLDQSTLPRAMATNMDVGLVSVDRAARRLRFAGAKISLFWSDGKEVGEQPGARRALCDRRVGQYTEAELDLRPEATYYLVTDGFLDQAGGEHGFGFGNSRFAELLRQHASLPMAEQADALDRALDAYRGNHAQRDDVTILSFRID from the coding sequence ATGGCAGACTGGGGACACGGCATCCGTGCCAAATCCACCCTGGCACTGTTGATCGCCTGTTTGGTGGCGCTGCTGCCGGCCGGACTGATCGGCTGGCAGATGGTCGAAGGTATCCGCGAACACTTCGGCGCGGCTTATGCGCGCAACTTCACCGAACTACACGCCGAACGCATCCTGGGGCCGGTGGCACGCGAACTGGCCCTGACCCGGCGGCTGGCCGGTTCGATCGCGGTTCGCGAATGGCTGCGCAATGAAGGTAACGACGCGCTCAAGTCGCGCGCCTTTCAGGAAGCCGAAGGCTTTCGCAAAGATTTTCTCGGTCGCAGTTTCACGCTGGCTTCCTTGAACAGCCGAAGCTATTACTACAACGACGAATCCACCCCATACAGCGAAGCGCCACGCTACCAGCTCGACCCTGCCAAACCGGAAGATGCGTGGTTCTTTGCCTCGATGAAGGCACCGGCTACCGAAAACCTCAACCCCAACCCCGACCGCTGGCTCAAAAAAATCATGGTGTGGGTGAATGTGGTCATCGAAGACGCGGACAAGCGCCTGGGGATTGCCAGCACCGGCGTGGATTTATCCACCTTCATACAGTCTTTCATTCACACTTCGGATGCCGGTGTGACGCCGATGATCGTTGACACATCCGGTGCGCTGCAAGCCCACCCGGACAGTCAGCGTATCGCCTTTGGCTCCGGCGCTACGCAAACGGCAGACCAGGCATTCACCCTGGGGGCGCTGCTCGGCAGCCCGGCCGAGCGCGACGCACTGGCCGCGGCCATGGCCCAAGCCGTGGCCGAAACTGGCTCGGTACAACTGCTCGACGCCACCCTCGATGGCCGCAAGCAGCTGCTGGCCCTAACCTATCTTGCCCCCTTACGCTGGCATGTGGTCACCGCAATAGACCTCAACACTGCGCAGATCATCGAAAGCGGCTGGCTCAAAGCCGCACTAGCGGCGCTGGGGCTGGTGCTGCTGCTTTTATTGGGCGCGTTCGCTTTTGCGGTCGACCGTCTGCTGCTGCGCCCGCTGCGCGGCCTGCACCAGTCCGCCACCGCGCTGGCCGAAGGGCGCTACGATGTCAAACTGCCGCCGCCGGGGCGAGACGAGCTCGGCGACCTGAACCGCGCTTTCGACCGCATGGCCCGACAAATCAAGTCTCACACCGAGGAATTGGAAGAAAAAGTGCGCTCGCGCACTCAGGCACTGAGCGAAAGCAATGCGGCGATGGCCGAGGCGCAGAAAAAAATCGGCGACTCCATCCAATACGCCAGCCTGATTCAGCGCGCCCTGCTGCCTGACGCCCAACTGGCCAGCCTGCTGGGCGAACACCACTTTGTGTTGTGGCGCCCGCGCGATGTGGTGGGCGGCGATTTTTACCTGTTTCGCGCCGAGGGTGATCGATACCTGGTCGGCGTGGTCGATTGTGCCGGCCACGGCGTGCCGGGCGCACTGATGACCATGCTAGCGCGCGCTGCGCTGGACGATGCGATGAACCGCCACGGCATCGACGCGCCGGCCACTTTGCTCACCCACGCCGACACCACCCTGCGCGGCATGCTCGACCAGTCGACGCTGCCGCGCGCAATGGCCACCAACATGGACGTCGGCCTGGTCAGCGTCGACCGTGCGGCCCGCCGCCTGCGCTTTGCCGGCGCCAAAATTTCGCTGTTCTGGAGCGACGGCAAAGAGGTGGGTGAGCAACCCGGCGCCCGGCGCGCCCTGTGCGACCGGCGCGTGGGCCAATACACCGAGGCCGAACTCGATCTGCGGCCCGAAGCCACCTATTACTTAGTCACCGACGGTTTTCTCGACCAGGCCGGCGGTGAACACGGCTTCGGCTTTGGCAACAGCCGCTTTGCCGAACTGCTGCGCCAGCACGCCAGCCTGCCGATGGCCGAACAGGCCGACGCCCTCGACCGTGCGCTGGACGCCTACCGCGGCAACCACGCGCAACGCGACGATGTCACCATCCTTTCTTTCCGCATCGACTGA
- the asd gene encoding archaetidylserine decarboxylase (Phosphatidylserine decarboxylase is synthesized as a single chain precursor. Generation of the pyruvoyl active site from a Ser is coupled to cleavage of a Gly-Ser bond between the larger (beta) and smaller (alpha chains). It is an integral membrane protein.) — translation MPERLTVLLQYFLPKQVLTVFAGRLAGWRGGALTTRAIAWFVRRYQVDMTEAAVPDIAAYRSFNEFFTRPLREGARPLAVADFVCPVDGAISQFGAIERDQIFQAKGHHYTTTALLGGDAELAARFKDGSFATLYLSPRDYHRIHMPCAGRLRRMIHVPGALFSVNPATARAVPGLFARNERVVCVFESDFGPFVLVLVGATIVGSMATVWHGVVNPPRSGCLREWRYDDSPVDLGKGAEMGRFLLGSTVVVLFPPGTIEFDARWRPVAPVRMGEAMGSLSARRA, via the coding sequence GTGCCCGAACGTCTTACCGTTTTGTTGCAGTATTTCCTTCCCAAGCAGGTCCTGACCGTGTTCGCGGGGCGGCTTGCCGGCTGGCGGGGCGGGGCGCTGACCACCCGGGCGATTGCGTGGTTTGTGCGCCGCTACCAGGTGGATATGACTGAGGCGGCTGTTCCCGATATTGCCGCTTACCGCAGCTTCAACGAGTTTTTTACCCGTCCGCTGCGCGAAGGCGCCCGCCCGCTGGCGGTGGCCGATTTCGTCTGTCCGGTCGATGGAGCGATCAGCCAGTTCGGCGCGATCGAGCGCGATCAAATATTCCAGGCCAAAGGGCACCACTACACCACGACCGCGCTGCTGGGCGGTGACGCGGAGTTGGCCGCACGTTTCAAAGACGGCAGCTTCGCCACCCTGTATCTGAGCCCACGCGACTATCACCGCATCCACATGCCATGTGCCGGGCGCCTGAGGCGCATGATCCACGTGCCAGGCGCGCTGTTTTCGGTCAATCCGGCCACCGCGCGCGCAGTGCCGGGGTTGTTTGCGCGCAATGAGCGGGTGGTGTGCGTATTCGAGTCCGACTTCGGCCCCTTTGTGCTGGTGCTGGTCGGTGCCACCATCGTGGGCAGCATGGCCACGGTATGGCACGGGGTGGTCAACCCGCCGCGTTCTGGCTGCCTGCGCGAGTGGCGATACGACGATTCCCCGGTCGATCTCGGCAAGGGCGCCGAAATGGGCCGCTTTTTGCTCGGCTCCACCGTGGTGGTGCTGTTCCCGCCGGGCACGATTGAATTCGATGCCCGCTGGCGTCCGGTCGCGCCGGTGCGCATGGGTGAGGCGATGGGCAGCCTGTCGGCGCGGCGCGCTTGA
- a CDS encoding NUDIX hydrolase, with amino-acid sequence MDEKRVAPMLARKLSSATLSALARHLDGLVRRVPAGYIPLFAENQAIGALSPDFARRVREVGFPFLADGDSLQLDPALTGGALESAWMAQVTALRKEGWFRAWREEYFDVRLGAADDSAAVLCRLERGAFRRFGLRSRAVHLNAVTPDGRMWIARRAAGKAIDPGLLDNLVGGGLASGETPRAALLRECAEEAGIAPDLAGRARPMGTLFARREEDEGIHNEWLHVWQLELPVDFAPRNTDGEVDGFMLLDRAELAARILADEFTTDAAAVAATWLLGRFPQR; translated from the coding sequence ATGGATGAGAAACGCGTAGCGCCCATGTTGGCCCGAAAGCTCAGCTCTGCCACCTTGTCGGCTTTGGCCCGGCACCTCGATGGCTTGGTACGAAGGGTGCCGGCCGGCTATATCCCTTTGTTTGCCGAAAACCAGGCGATTGGCGCCCTGTCGCCGGATTTTGCTCGCCGGGTGCGTGAGGTGGGGTTTCCTTTTCTTGCCGACGGCGACAGCTTGCAGCTTGATCCGGCATTGACCGGCGGTGCGCTGGAATCGGCGTGGATGGCGCAGGTCACGGCCTTGCGTAAAGAAGGATGGTTTCGCGCTTGGCGGGAGGAATATTTCGATGTCCGCTTGGGCGCGGCAGACGACTCGGCGGCCGTGCTGTGCCGGCTGGAGCGTGGCGCCTTCCGGCGCTTTGGGTTGCGTAGCCGGGCGGTGCATCTGAATGCGGTGACGCCGGATGGTCGCATGTGGATCGCCCGGCGTGCGGCCGGCAAGGCGATAGACCCCGGCCTATTGGATAACCTGGTCGGCGGCGGGCTGGCCAGTGGTGAAACACCGCGCGCTGCGCTGTTACGCGAATGTGCCGAAGAGGCCGGGATCGCTCCCGATCTAGCGGGACGTGCGCGCCCGATGGGCACGCTCTTTGCGCGCCGGGAGGAAGACGAGGGCATCCACAACGAATGGCTGCATGTTTGGCAGCTTGAACTGCCGGTCGATTTTGCGCCGCGCAATACCGACGGTGAGGTCGACGGCTTCATGCTGTTGGATCGCGCGGAGCTGGCCGCGCGGATTTTGGCCGACGAATTCACCACGGATGCGGCTGCGGTGGCGGCGACTTGGCTGCTGGGTCGTTTTCCGCAGCGCTGA
- the trxC gene encoding thioredoxin TrxC: MSDTLHLVCPHCQAVNRVPVARLAQAPQCGQCHRPLFTGQPVELDAAALARHQTRNDIPLLVDFWAPWCGPCRMMAPQFAQAASQLEPQVRLAKVNTEDEPQLGAQLGIRSIPTLVLFAGGREIARQSGAMGAADIVRWVRQRL; the protein is encoded by the coding sequence ATGAGCGACACCCTCCATCTCGTCTGTCCGCACTGCCAAGCGGTCAATCGCGTGCCCGTCGCACGGCTGGCTCAAGCCCCCCAATGCGGGCAATGTCATCGCCCGCTCTTTACCGGCCAGCCGGTGGAGTTGGACGCCGCCGCGCTGGCCCGTCATCAAACCCGTAACGACATCCCGCTTTTGGTCGATTTCTGGGCGCCCTGGTGCGGCCCCTGTCGGATGATGGCGCCGCAGTTTGCCCAGGCGGCAAGCCAGCTCGAACCGCAGGTACGGCTGGCCAAAGTCAATACCGAGGACGAACCGCAGCTTGGCGCGCAATTGGGCATCCGTAGCATTCCCACCCTGGTGTTGTTCGCTGGCGGGCGGGAAATCGCCCGTCAGTCTGGGGCCATGGGCGCTGCAGACATCGTGCGCTGGGTGCGCCAACGGCTTTGA
- a CDS encoding HlyD family secretion protein, producing MNRSRLKRISIFALLALCAAIGGFYLYPQRQSALPPGIAAGNGRLEATEVDVATKIAGRLAELAPREGDWVEAGAVVGRLDADDLRAQLRAAEAQAVQAQKAAEGARADVRKLRSDVSLAEKTLKRSEELIGKGFVSRNKLDTDQSGMERAVAGMAQAQSRVAEADAAVAAALAKVDSLKATLNDTLLKAPIAGRVLYRLAEPGEVLAAGGKVLTLVDLSDMYMTVYLPTEKAGQVAIQSEARIVLDALPGQAIPAKVGFVAAKAQFTPREVETRTEREKLMFRLKVQADPAWLAAHRDLAKGGMPGVAYVKLDANAVWPANLQIEEK from the coding sequence ATGAACCGCTCACGTCTCAAAAGAATTTCGATTTTTGCCTTGTTGGCCTTGTGCGCCGCAATCGGAGGGTTTTATCTCTATCCACAGCGCCAAAGTGCACTGCCGCCAGGCATTGCCGCGGGCAACGGCCGGCTGGAGGCGACCGAGGTCGACGTGGCGACCAAGATTGCCGGGCGGCTGGCCGAACTTGCCCCGCGCGAGGGCGACTGGGTCGAGGCCGGCGCCGTCGTGGGCCGGCTCGATGCCGACGATCTGCGTGCCCAGTTGCGGGCGGCCGAAGCGCAGGCGGTCCAGGCGCAGAAGGCCGCCGAGGGTGCGCGCGCGGATGTGCGCAAGCTGCGTTCGGATGTTTCCTTGGCCGAAAAAACCCTGAAGCGTTCCGAGGAGCTCATCGGCAAGGGTTTTGTCAGCCGCAACAAGCTCGATACCGATCAAAGCGGCATGGAACGTGCCGTGGCCGGCATGGCGCAGGCCCAGAGCCGTGTGGCCGAAGCCGATGCGGCGGTGGCGGCAGCGCTGGCCAAGGTGGATAGCCTCAAGGCAACGCTGAACGATACCCTGCTCAAAGCGCCGATCGCCGGCCGTGTGCTCTATCGCCTGGCCGAGCCGGGCGAGGTGCTGGCGGCGGGCGGCAAGGTGCTCACACTGGTCGATCTGTCCGACATGTACATGACCGTCTACCTGCCGACCGAGAAGGCCGGGCAGGTGGCGATCCAGAGTGAAGCGCGCATCGTGCTCGATGCACTGCCCGGGCAGGCGATTCCGGCAAAAGTCGGCTTTGTTGCGGCCAAGGCGCAATTTACGCCACGCGAAGTCGAAACCCGCACCGAGCGCGAAAAGCTGATGTTCCGTCTGAAAGTGCAGGCCGATCCGGCCTGGCTGGCGGCGCATCGCGATCTGGCCAAGGGCGGCATGCCGGGCGTGGCTTACGTCAAGCTCGACGCCAACGCCGTCTGGCCGGCCAATTTGCAGATCGAAGAAAAGTAA